A genomic region of Macaca thibetana thibetana isolate TM-01 chromosome 14, ASM2454274v1, whole genome shotgun sequence contains the following coding sequences:
- the LOC126936499 gene encoding LOW QUALITY PROTEIN: interferon-related developmental regulator 2-like (The sequence of the model RefSeq protein was modified relative to this genomic sequence to represent the inferred CDS: inserted 1 base in 1 codon), with protein sequence MSAKDTEKQQPESTKQNQESRRRGWAPREDGGVRGVWCPWSGQVSAQRTGRHLAVREPTPTGSLTPRPPRAPRARCPACLAPVTGNTLRKGGARRGGGARSSTQADSGCSDDEAASEARSTASECPRLLSTTAEDSLVGDVVDEQGQQEDFEEKLKEYVDCLTDKSPKTRQGALKSLRLALASRLLLDFLLERRLTLADALEKCLRKGKGEKQALAAAVRGLLCVQLGPEPKGEELFHSLQPLLVSMLSDSTASPAARLHCASALGLGCYVAAADIQDLVSCLACLESVFSRFYGLGSSTTPVVPASLHGLLCAALQTWALLLTIFPSTQISHILDRQLPRLPQLLSSESVNLWIAAGETIALLFELARDLEEVFVYEDMEALCSVLRTLATDSNKYRAKADRQRQGSTFRAVLHSVEGGEREEEIVRFGFEVLYRDSWAGHRIYTAFKEVLGSAMHHHLRSNELLRDIFGLGPVLLLDAXCKVPRFEKHLYNTATFKARTKARSRVRSKRADIL encoded by the exons ATGTCTGCAAAAGATACTGAGAAACAACAGCCAGAGAGCACGAAGCAAAACCAGGAGAGT AGACGACGTGGATGGGCGCCTCGCGAAGATGGTGGCGTGCGCGGCGTGTGGTGCCCGTGGTCTGGCCAAGTCTCAGCGCAGCGCACCGGCCGGCATCTCGCTGTCCGGGAGCCCACACCCACCGGGTCCCTGACCCCACGCCCCCCGCGCGCCCCCCGCGCCCGGTGCCCGGCATGCCTCGCGCCCGTTACAGGCAACACGCTCCGGAAGGGTGGTGCGCGCCGTGGAGGAGGTGCCCGGAGCAGTACCCAAGCTGACTCGGGTTGCAGTGATGATGAGGCAGCCAGTGAGGCCCGCAGCACCGCCAGTGAATGCCCCAGGCTTCTCAGCACCACTGCAGAGGACAGCCTTGTGGGGGATGTCGTGGATGAGCAGGGCCAGCAGGAAGACTTTGAGGAAAAGCTGAAGGAGTATGTGGACTGCCTCACAGACAAGAGTCCCAAGACCCGGCAGGGTGCTCTCAAGAGCCTGCGCCTGGCCCTGGCGTCGCGCCTACTCCTCGACTTCTTGCTGGAGCGCCGCCTCACACTAGCTGATGCCCTGGAAAAGTGCctcaggaaagggaagggagagaaacaaGCCCTGGCTGCTGCTGTGCGAGGCCTGCTCTGCGTGCAGCTGGGCCCTGAACCCAAGGGTGAGGAGCTGTTCCACagcctgcagcctctgctggtctCTATGCTCAGTGACAGCACAGCTAGCCCTGCTGCCCGGCTCCACTGTGCTTCTGCTCTTGGCCTGGGCTGCTACGTGGCTGCTGCCGACATCCAGGACCTAGTCTCTTGCCTTGCCTGCTTAGAAAGTGTTTTCAGCCGGTTCTATGGCTTGGGTAGCTCCACGACTCCTGTGGTTCCTGCCAGCCTGCACGGCCTGCTCTGTGCTGCCCTGCAGACCTGGGCATTGCTGCTCACCATCTTCCCCAGCACCCAAATCAGCCACATCCTTGACAGGCAGCTGCCCCGGCTGCCCCAGCTCTTGTCCAGTGAAAGTGTGAACCTGTGGATCGCTGCCGGTGAAACCATTGCACTGCTCTTTGAGCTTGCCCGGGACCTTGAGGAGGTGTTTGTTTACGAGGACATGGAGGCCCTCTGCAGTGTCCTGCGCACTCTGGCCACTGACAGTAACAAGTACCGTGCCAAGGCCGATCGCCAGCGCCAGGGCTCTACTTTCCGCGCCGTGCTGCACTCGGTGGAGGGCGGTGAACGTGAAGAAGAGATAGTGCGCTTCGGCTTTGAGGTGCTCTACAGGGACAGCTGGGCTGGGCACCGGATCTACACTGCCTTCAAGGAAGTGCTGGGTTCAGCTATGCACCACCACCTCCGGAGCAATGAGCTACTCCGTGACATCTTTGGCCTGGGCCCTGTGCTGCTGCTGGATG ACTGCAAGGTTCCACGCTTCGAGAAGCACCTGTACAATACTGCCACCTTCAAAGCCCGGACCAAGGCTCGAAGCCGTGTGCGGAGCAAGCGGGCAGACATCCTGTGA